In the Streptomyces sp. f51 genome, one interval contains:
- a CDS encoding tryptophan 2,3-dioxygenase family protein, with amino-acid sequence MSHQAQPAQAQEPETPHLDFQGTTPYEDYVQADVLTHLQHTLSDDPGEMVFLVTTQVMELWFTVIVHEWETAAKALRADDIPVAVAALKRSVRELEALNASWRPLGQLTPAQFNSYRSALGEGSGFQSAMYRRMEFLLGEKSASMLVPHRGAPRVYAELEKALHEPSLYDEVLRLLARRGHAIPASVLDRDVSLRYEPVPEVQAVWTSLYSGDDSDELARLGEALTDVAELVWRWRNDHLVATRRAMGSKTGTGGSAGVAWLEKRAQKNVFPELWTARSYV; translated from the coding sequence ATGTCCCACCAGGCTCAGCCCGCGCAGGCTCAGGAGCCCGAGACCCCGCATCTCGACTTCCAGGGCACGACCCCGTACGAGGACTACGTACAGGCGGACGTGCTCACCCACCTCCAGCACACCCTCTCCGACGACCCCGGAGAGATGGTCTTCCTGGTGACGACCCAGGTCATGGAGCTGTGGTTCACGGTCATCGTCCACGAGTGGGAGACCGCGGCCAAGGCGCTGCGCGCGGACGACATCCCCGTCGCGGTGGCCGCGCTGAAGCGGTCCGTGCGTGAGCTGGAGGCGCTCAACGCCTCCTGGCGTCCGCTCGGACAGCTCACCCCCGCGCAGTTCAACTCCTACCGCTCGGCCCTCGGCGAGGGTTCCGGCTTCCAGTCGGCGATGTACCGGCGCATGGAGTTCCTGCTCGGCGAGAAGTCCGCGTCGATGCTCGTCCCGCACCGGGGCGCGCCGCGCGTGTACGCCGAGCTGGAGAAGGCGCTGCACGAGCCGAGCCTGTACGACGAGGTGCTGCGGCTCCTCGCGCGGCGCGGCCACGCGATCCCGGCCTCGGTGCTGGACCGTGACGTGTCGCTCCGCTACGAGCCCGTGCCCGAGGTGCAGGCCGTCTGGACGTCCCTGTACTCCGGTGACGACAGCGACGAACTCGCCCGTCTGGGCGAGGCGTTGACCGATGTGGCCGAGCTGGTGTGGCGCTGGCGCAACGACCATCTCGTCGCTACCCGGCGGGCGATGGGTTCGAAGACCGGCACCGGCGGCTCCGCGGGAGTGGCCTGGCTGGAGAAGCGCGCGCAGAAGAACGTCTTCCCCGAGCTGTGGACAGCGAGGTCCTATGTCTGA
- a CDS encoding cytochrome P450, translated as MAAMESSRAFDPWDPAFLADPYPAYEELRARGRVHYYEPTNQWLVPHHADVSALLRDRRLGRTYQHRFTHEDFGRTAPPPEHEPFHVLNDHGMLDLEPPDHTRIRRLVSKAFTPRTVERLKPYVEGLAGELVERLVEAGGGDLLTDVAEPLPVSVIAEMLGVPDSERAPLRPWSADICGMYELNPSEDVARRAVRASEEFTEYLRGLIEARRKEPADDLISGLIAAHDEGDRLTEQEMISTCVLLLNAGHEATVNATVNGWWTLFRHPGQLAALRADHALIPTAVEELMRYDTPLQLFERWVLDDIEIDGTTIPRGAEIAMLFGSANHDAEAFGNPQTLDLSRTENPHISFSAGIHYCIGAPLARLELAASMTALLTKAPGLSLAEEPVRKPNFVIRGLEGLTVEV; from the coding sequence ATGGCAGCTATGGAGAGTTCGCGGGCCTTCGACCCGTGGGATCCGGCCTTCCTGGCCGACCCGTACCCGGCGTACGAGGAACTGCGCGCGCGAGGCCGGGTGCACTACTACGAGCCGACGAACCAGTGGCTGGTGCCGCACCACGCGGATGTCTCGGCACTGCTGCGGGACCGCCGGCTGGGCCGGACCTATCAGCACCGGTTCACGCACGAGGACTTCGGGCGGACGGCGCCGCCGCCAGAACACGAGCCGTTCCATGTGCTCAACGACCACGGGATGCTCGATCTGGAGCCTCCGGACCACACACGGATCCGGCGGCTGGTGTCGAAGGCGTTCACACCGCGCACGGTGGAGCGGCTGAAGCCCTATGTGGAGGGTCTGGCGGGTGAGCTGGTCGAGCGGCTGGTGGAGGCCGGCGGCGGGGACCTGCTGACCGATGTGGCGGAGCCGCTGCCGGTGTCCGTGATCGCGGAGATGCTGGGTGTCCCGGATTCCGAGCGGGCACCCTTGCGGCCCTGGTCGGCGGACATCTGCGGAATGTACGAGCTGAATCCGTCCGAGGACGTGGCACGCAGGGCGGTGCGGGCGTCGGAGGAATTCACCGAGTATCTGCGCGGGCTGATCGAGGCCCGCCGCAAGGAACCGGCGGACGACCTGATCTCGGGGCTCATCGCGGCGCACGACGAGGGCGACCGGCTCACCGAGCAGGAGATGATCTCCACCTGTGTGCTGCTGCTGAACGCGGGGCACGAGGCCACGGTCAATGCCACCGTGAACGGCTGGTGGACCCTGTTCCGTCATCCCGGGCAGCTGGCGGCCCTGCGGGCGGACCACGCGCTGATCCCCACGGCGGTGGAGGAGCTGATGCGCTACGACACCCCGCTCCAGCTCTTCGAGCGCTGGGTGCTGGACGACATCGAGATCGACGGTACGACGATTCCGCGCGGCGCCGAGATCGCCATGCTCTTCGGTTCCGCCAACCATGACGCCGAGGCGTTCGGGAACCCGCAGACGCTGGACCTGTCCCGGACGGAGAACCCGCACATCTCCTTCAGCGCCGGCATCCACTACTGCATCGGTGCTCCGCTGGCCCGGCTCGAACTGGCCGCGTCGATGACGGCGCTGCTGACCAAGGCCCCCGGCCTCAGCCTCGCCGAGGAACCGGTCCGCAAGCCGAACTTCGTGATCCGCGGCCTGGAGGGCCTGACGGTCGAGGTCTGA
- a CDS encoding alpha/beta hydrolase: MQDDAASRDGDADAAAIARDAAEEASAFSHPAVDPDVTLAYGDHPDQVIDFYAPRDPDPAVPTPVVAVLHGGAWRAPYDRRHITPFADFLTRRGFAVANIEYRRGEAPAPAGSVIPAQSGPADAAASPGTDAAAGAPVAGRWPDTFDDVAAALDALPALVRRALPQADPARIVITGHSAGGHLALWVAARHLLPEDAPWHTDRPAPLRGVVALAPIADFEVAEKLSVCGGASRQLLGDETTFAERLPYADPVRLLPTGIATTLVQGRTDVVVPQAVAESYADAAAKAGEVVGLTLLEDVGHFPLIDPAADACAVVAEEIAQLAW, translated from the coding sequence ATGCAGGACGACGCCGCATCCCGGGACGGCGACGCCGACGCCGCCGCCATCGCGCGCGACGCCGCCGAGGAGGCGTCCGCCTTCTCGCACCCGGCCGTGGACCCGGACGTCACCCTGGCCTACGGCGACCACCCCGACCAGGTGATCGACTTCTACGCCCCGCGCGATCCCGACCCGGCGGTCCCCACCCCCGTCGTGGCCGTTCTGCACGGCGGTGCCTGGCGGGCCCCGTACGACCGGCGCCACATCACCCCCTTCGCCGACTTCCTGACCCGACGCGGTTTCGCCGTGGCGAACATCGAGTACCGCCGCGGGGAGGCCCCTGCTCCTGCCGGGTCCGTGATCCCCGCGCAGAGCGGCCCCGCGGACGCCGCGGCCTCGCCCGGGACCGACGCGGCCGCCGGAGCCCCGGTGGCAGGCCGCTGGCCCGACACCTTCGACGACGTCGCGGCCGCACTCGACGCGCTGCCCGCGCTCGTCCGCCGCGCGCTCCCGCAGGCCGACCCCGCGCGCATCGTGATCACCGGCCACTCGGCGGGCGGTCACCTGGCGCTCTGGGTCGCGGCCCGTCACCTCCTGCCCGAGGACGCGCCGTGGCACACGGACCGCCCCGCACCCCTGCGCGGCGTCGTCGCCCTCGCGCCGATCGCCGACTTCGAGGTCGCGGAGAAGCTCTCCGTGTGCGGCGGCGCCTCCCGTCAACTCCTCGGCGACGAGACCACGTTCGCGGAGCGGCTGCCCTACGCCGACCCGGTGCGGCTGCTGCCCACCGGCATCGCCACCACGCTCGTCCAGGGCCGCACCGACGTCGTCGTCCCGCAGGCGGTCGCCGAGTCGTACGCGGACGCGGCGGCCAAGGCGGGCGAGGTGGTGGGGCTGACGCTGCTGGAGGACGTCGGCCACTTCCCGCTGATCGACCCGGCGGCCGACGCCTGCGCCGTGGTGGCGGAAGAGATCGCCCAACTGGCCTGGTAG
- a CDS encoding histidine kinase: protein MTETTQTQTTSPPPGGAGAKPHSPEYRLAADAVRGLRQDMFHDAFAYRPLPRMRTDGPITRRLSPGLRRYAAWTPHAVVAALGLLAMAAGSTAAGGPGSGPFASLLCGLLALLPVLATLVRPIGAFWFSIAAVPVVSVFDGAWGDWPWAPGSFVAHVTVLTVVALRSRPRVAVWMWLLTAAYSLTAETFFGGGYYSANSFPLLFVSALILLIVTVRNIRKEAAQEVTAQQSETAQERSRRTLLEERTTIARELHDVVAHHMSVVAIQAEAAPYRVENPPPELEQAFVTIRENAVAALTELRRVLGVVRAEDYEAPDAPQPTLADLDGLLANVRDAGLSVEKAVTGAVRELPQGVELSAYRIVQEALSNTLRHAPGASARVEIGYVLGGLGLRIVNGPAPVTNLEKSTHGAGHGITGMRERVTMLDGEMTTGPMDDGGYEVAVFLPVPSGEESG, encoded by the coding sequence GTGACCGAGACGACCCAGACGCAGACGACGTCCCCGCCCCCCGGCGGCGCCGGGGCCAAGCCCCACAGCCCGGAGTACCGCCTCGCGGCGGACGCCGTGCGCGGCCTGCGGCAGGACATGTTCCACGACGCCTTCGCCTACCGCCCGCTGCCCCGCATGCGCACGGACGGCCCCATCACCCGTCGCCTGTCTCCGGGCCTGCGCAGGTACGCCGCCTGGACCCCGCACGCGGTGGTGGCCGCGCTGGGCCTGCTGGCCATGGCCGCGGGCTCCACCGCCGCCGGCGGCCCCGGCAGTGGACCGTTCGCGTCCCTGCTGTGCGGGCTCCTCGCCCTGCTCCCCGTCCTGGCGACCCTCGTCCGTCCGATCGGCGCCTTCTGGTTCTCGATCGCGGCGGTCCCGGTCGTCTCCGTCTTCGACGGCGCGTGGGGCGACTGGCCGTGGGCGCCCGGCAGCTTCGTGGCCCACGTCACCGTGCTGACGGTCGTCGCCCTGCGGTCGCGTCCTCGTGTCGCGGTCTGGATGTGGCTGCTGACCGCCGCGTACAGCCTGACGGCCGAGACCTTCTTCGGCGGGGGGTACTACAGCGCCAACTCCTTCCCGCTCCTGTTCGTGTCCGCGCTGATCCTCCTGATCGTCACGGTCAGGAACATCCGCAAGGAGGCGGCGCAGGAGGTCACGGCCCAGCAGTCGGAGACGGCACAGGAACGTTCCCGGCGCACCCTGCTCGAAGAGCGCACGACGATCGCCCGCGAACTGCACGATGTGGTGGCCCACCACATGTCGGTGGTCGCCATCCAGGCGGAGGCCGCGCCCTACCGGGTGGAGAACCCGCCCCCGGAACTGGAGCAGGCGTTCGTCACCATCCGGGAGAACGCGGTGGCGGCGCTGACCGAGCTGCGCCGGGTGCTGGGTGTCGTCAGGGCCGAGGACTACGAGGCGCCGGACGCGCCGCAGCCCACCCTCGCCGATCTGGACGGACTCCTCGCCAATGTGCGCGACGCGGGTCTGAGCGTGGAGAAGGCGGTCACCGGTGCGGTGCGCGAACTGCCGCAGGGCGTCGAGCTCTCGGCGTACCGGATCGTGCAGGAGGCTCTCAGCAACACCCTGCGGCACGCTCCGGGCGCCTCGGCCCGTGTGGAGATCGGCTATGTGCTGGGCGGACTGGGCCTGCGCATAGTCAACGGCCCCGCACCGGTGACGAACCTGGAGAAGTCGACGCACGGCGCGGGACACGGCATCACGGGCATGCGCGAGCGGGTCACCATGCTGGACGGCGAGATGACGACGGGCCCCATGGACGACGGAGGCTACGAGGTGGCGGTGTTCCTGCCGGTGCCCTCGGGGGAGGAGAGCGGATGA
- the kynU gene encoding kynureninase, whose amino-acid sequence MSERAHASALAARAAELDAADELAALRKRFVLDDVVYLDGNSLGALSVEVPGRVEDVVRRQWGELRIRSWEESGWWTAPERIGDRIAPLVGAAPGQIVVGDSTSVNVFKALVGAVRLAGEGRDEILVDATTFPTDGYIAASAARMTGCELRPVDPDELSSALGPRTAAVLLNHVDYRTGRCYDLPSLTAEIHAAGALAVWDLCHTAGALPVGLDEHGVDLAVGCTYKYLNGGPGSPAYLYVRADLQDRFDSPLPGWNSHAEPFAMSASYEPAPGALRGRVGTPDILSMLALEAALEVWDGVSVESVRAKSLALTDFFLECVSAYVPEGRVESVTPFAHAERGSQVALRCVDAGAVMKRLIERGVVGDFRHPDILRFGFTPLYVGFADAERAARILAETLG is encoded by the coding sequence ATGTCTGAGCGAGCCCACGCGTCCGCGCTCGCCGCGCGGGCGGCGGAACTGGACGCGGCCGACGAACTCGCCGCGCTGCGCAAGCGGTTCGTGCTCGACGACGTGGTGTACCTGGACGGGAACTCGCTCGGCGCGCTGTCCGTCGAGGTCCCCGGCCGGGTCGAGGACGTCGTGCGCAGGCAGTGGGGCGAACTGCGCATCCGCTCCTGGGAGGAGAGCGGCTGGTGGACCGCGCCCGAGCGGATCGGCGACAGGATCGCCCCGCTGGTCGGCGCGGCGCCCGGACAGATCGTGGTCGGCGACTCGACCAGCGTGAACGTCTTCAAGGCCCTGGTGGGAGCGGTACGGCTGGCGGGCGAGGGCCGCGACGAGATCCTCGTCGACGCGACGACGTTCCCGACGGACGGGTATATCGCCGCCTCGGCGGCACGGATGACGGGCTGTGAACTGCGCCCGGTCGACCCGGACGAGCTGTCCTCGGCGCTCGGCCCCCGTACGGCCGCGGTGCTGCTCAACCACGTCGACTACCGCACGGGCCGGTGCTACGACCTGCCCTCCCTCACCGCCGAGATCCACGCGGCGGGCGCGCTCGCCGTCTGGGACCTGTGCCACACCGCGGGCGCCCTGCCGGTCGGCCTCGACGAGCACGGGGTGGACCTGGCGGTCGGCTGCACCTACAAGTACCTGAACGGCGGCCCGGGTTCGCCCGCGTACCTCTACGTCCGCGCGGACCTCCAGGACCGTTTCGACTCCCCGCTGCCCGGCTGGAACTCGCACGCCGAGCCCTTCGCCATGAGCGCGTCGTACGAGCCGGCGCCGGGTGCGCTGCGCGGGCGGGTCGGCACACCGGACATCCTCTCGATGCTGGCCCTGGAAGCGGCGCTCGAGGTGTGGGACGGCGTCTCCGTCGAGAGCGTCCGTGCCAAGTCGCTCGCCCTGACGGACTTCTTCCTGGAGTGCGTCTCCGCGTACGTGCCCGAGGGCCGGGTCGAGTCGGTGACCCCCTTCGCCCACGCGGAACGGGGCAGCCAGGTGGCCCTGCGCTGCGTGGACGCGGGCGCCGTCATGAAGCGCCTGATCGAGCGGGGTGTCGTGGGCGACTTCCGCCACCCGGACATCCTCCGCTTCGGCTTCACCCCCCTGTACGTCGGCTTCGCGGACGCGGAACGGGCGGCGAGGATCCTGGCGGAGACGCTGGGCTGA
- a CDS encoding acyltransferase: MRRIDRATPTHRDRAVDALRALAILGVVLGHWLVTALVADGGALRTASPLGYMPWLTPVSWAFQTLAVFFLVGGHVATRSYTSARARGTTYGRWLRARMGRLLRPVAAVLTFWTVATAGLLLSGADFRTVHTLVKLALSPLWFLVVFAGLTAATPLLTRLNPLWPLAVVLHVDVVRFGFGGPAWLGWVNVAAGWLVPYTLGAAWTRGELERRRAGWVLFGGGAVGTAALVAWAGYPASMVGVPGAAVSNLDPPTLAAVTFGLAQCGLALLLREPLRRGMRRPVLWAGIAFANLSAMTIFLWHQTSLMAVTALGLLAGRLPGLHTVPDSLVWVAARAAWLPVFGCALTLCWFAFSVHERAPRRPAGRPSRVVRVRRTPTS, from the coding sequence ATCCGACGTATCGACCGGGCCACCCCCACGCACCGGGACCGGGCCGTCGACGCCCTGCGCGCCCTCGCGATCCTCGGCGTCGTCCTGGGCCACTGGCTGGTGACCGCGCTCGTCGCGGACGGCGGCGCCCTGCGCACGGCGAGCCCGCTGGGGTACATGCCCTGGCTGACCCCGGTGTCCTGGGCCTTCCAGACGCTCGCCGTCTTCTTCCTCGTGGGCGGCCACGTGGCGACGAGGAGCTACACGTCGGCGCGGGCCCGCGGCACGACGTACGGCCGGTGGCTGCGCGCCCGCATGGGCAGGCTGCTGCGGCCGGTGGCGGCCGTGCTGACCTTCTGGACGGTGGCGACCGCCGGCCTGCTCCTGTCCGGAGCGGACTTCCGCACGGTCCACACCCTGGTGAAACTGGCGCTGTCCCCGCTCTGGTTCCTGGTGGTCTTCGCCGGGCTGACCGCGGCGACACCCCTGCTGACCCGGCTGAACCCGCTGTGGCCGCTCGCCGTCGTCCTCCATGTGGACGTCGTCCGCTTCGGCTTCGGCGGCCCGGCCTGGCTCGGCTGGGTGAACGTCGCGGCGGGCTGGCTCGTGCCGTACACCCTGGGCGCCGCCTGGACACGCGGCGAACTGGAGCGGCGGCGTGCGGGCTGGGTGCTGTTCGGCGGCGGCGCGGTGGGCACGGCCGCCCTCGTGGCGTGGGCCGGCTATCCGGCGTCCATGGTCGGCGTCCCGGGAGCCGCGGTCTCCAACCTGGACCCGCCGACGCTGGCCGCGGTGACCTTCGGACTGGCCCAGTGCGGCCTCGCACTGCTGCTGCGCGAACCGCTGCGCCGGGGGATGCGGCGGCCCGTGCTCTGGGCCGGCATCGCCTTCGCCAACCTCTCCGCGATGACGATATTCCTCTGGCACCAGACGTCCCTGATGGCGGTGACCGCCCTCGGCCTGCTCGCGGGCCGGCTTCCCGGCCTGCACACCGTCCCCGACTCCCTGGTCTGGGTGGCCGCGCGAGCCGCCTGGCTGCCCGTCTTCGGCTGCGCCCTCACCCTGTGCTGGTTCGCCTTCAGCGTCCACGAGCGGGCACCCCGCCGCCCCGCCGGCCGCCCCTCCCGGGTGGTCCGCGTCCGGCGAACCCCCACCTCGTAG
- a CDS encoding alpha/beta hydrolase translates to MDHRSTPATVRRGNAPAPPHPRPETDTPGPAGLAGRRRRPGLVRRLRRALLAAVVTAAVVVPVSAAARPRIPAPPPAVLPPPTASNLEGAYAANRADAAEAARMAAAHGDRTRAAADRAMAAPSRRLLFYDGRGPGRAVEVFGDLAHADRVAVLVPGSDTSLETYDRFRAGALALHRRLGPRGAVLAWLGYETPGTVSTTVLTPGRAEEAAPLLTAFLHRLRGVVGPAAHISLLCHSYGSVVCGRAAPGLDVSDLVVIGSPGTGAPSAAALRTRARVWAARGSADWVAHVPHTSLGLFGTTVGFGTDPVSPAFGARVFNAGAAGHSDYFAPGSASLANLTRIVLGDTSEVTRA, encoded by the coding sequence ATGGATCACCGCTCCACACCGGCCACCGTGCGGAGGGGAAACGCCCCCGCGCCCCCTCACCCCCGCCCCGAAACCGACACCCCGGGCCCTGCGGGACTCGCCGGTCGGCGGCGCCGGCCGGGACTCGTCCGGCGGCTGCGGCGGGCGCTGCTCGCCGCGGTCGTCACCGCCGCCGTCGTCGTCCCGGTGTCCGCCGCCGCGCGCCCCCGGATCCCCGCACCGCCGCCCGCGGTCCTGCCACCGCCGACGGCGTCGAACCTGGAGGGGGCGTACGCGGCCAACCGGGCGGACGCCGCCGAGGCGGCCCGGATGGCCGCCGCCCACGGCGACCGCACCCGCGCCGCCGCCGACCGCGCCATGGCCGCGCCCTCCCGCCGTCTCCTCTTCTACGACGGCCGCGGTCCGGGCCGGGCCGTCGAGGTCTTCGGCGATCTCGCCCACGCCGACCGCGTGGCCGTCCTGGTCCCCGGCTCGGACACCTCTCTGGAGACCTACGACCGGTTCCGCGCCGGCGCCCTCGCTCTGCACCGGCGCCTCGGCCCGCGCGGCGCCGTCCTCGCCTGGCTCGGCTACGAGACACCCGGCACCGTCAGCACGACGGTCCTGACGCCCGGCCGTGCCGAGGAAGCCGCTCCCCTGCTGACGGCGTTCCTGCACCGACTGCGCGGAGTCGTCGGCCCGGCGGCGCACATCTCCCTGCTCTGCCACTCGTACGGCTCGGTGGTCTGCGGCCGGGCCGCCCCCGGCCTGGACGTGAGCGACCTCGTCGTCATCGGCAGTCCCGGCACCGGCGCCCCCTCGGCCGCCGCCCTGCGCACCCGGGCCCGCGTCTGGGCCGCCCGCGGCTCCGCCGACTGGGTCGCGCACGTCCCGCACACGAGCCTCGGCCTCTTCGGCACGACCGTCGGCTTCGGCACCGACCCGGTGTCCCCCGCCTTCGGCGCCCGGGTCTTCAACGCGGGCGCCGCCGGCCACAGCGACTACTTCGCGCCGGGGTCCGCATCCCTGGCCAACCTCACCCGCATCGTCCTCGGCGACACCTCGGAGGTGACCCGTGCGTGA
- a CDS encoding DUF3151 domain-containing protein, giving the protein MTIHENLLGGPPPTRLPDDPEPRELLANGTAPADVAAKYPTSSLAWAQLADDAFERGSVVESYAYARTGYHRGLDSLRRNGWKGHGPVPWEHEPNRGFLRALHGLARAAQAIGEQEEYERCSQFLKDSSPTAAQTLG; this is encoded by the coding sequence ATGACGATTCACGAGAACCTCCTCGGGGGACCGCCCCCGACCCGTCTCCCCGACGACCCCGAGCCGCGCGAGCTCCTCGCGAACGGCACGGCCCCCGCCGATGTCGCCGCGAAGTACCCGACCTCCTCGCTCGCCTGGGCGCAGCTCGCCGACGACGCGTTCGAGCGGGGCAGCGTCGTCGAGTCGTACGCCTACGCACGTACGGGCTACCACCGCGGTCTTGACTCCCTGCGGCGCAACGGCTGGAAGGGCCACGGTCCCGTGCCCTGGGAGCACGAGCCCAACCGCGGCTTCCTGCGCGCCCTGCACGGCCTCGCCCGCGCCGCGCAGGCGATCGGCGAGCAGGAGGAGTACGAGCGCTGCTCGCAGTTCCTGAAGGACTCCTCGCCGACGGCGGCCCAGACCCTGGGCTAG
- a CDS encoding response regulator transcription factor codes for MTGGTSRAIRVLIADDQMMVREGFSVLLGAMPDIEVVGEAVNGREAVDRVRELQPDVVLMDIRMPEMNGIDATREIVAADGAAKVLVLTTFDLDEYVYQALRAGASGFLLKDASARQLADGVRVVSAGEALLAPSVTKRLITEFSKLAEEPRMSAAHGAYGDLTDRETEVLVLIAQGLSNAEIAERLVVAESTIKTHVSRILVKLGLRDRTQAAVFAYEARLVTPR; via the coding sequence ATGACGGGCGGCACGAGTCGGGCGATCCGTGTGCTGATCGCCGACGACCAGATGATGGTCCGCGAGGGCTTCTCCGTCCTGCTCGGCGCCATGCCCGACATCGAGGTGGTCGGCGAGGCGGTCAACGGCAGGGAGGCCGTCGACCGGGTCCGCGAGCTGCAACCGGACGTCGTCCTGATGGACATCCGCATGCCGGAGATGAACGGCATCGACGCGACCCGGGAGATCGTCGCCGCGGACGGAGCCGCGAAGGTGCTGGTGCTCACGACGTTCGACCTCGACGAGTACGTGTACCAGGCGCTGCGCGCGGGGGCCTCCGGCTTCCTGCTCAAGGACGCCTCGGCCCGCCAGCTCGCCGACGGCGTGAGGGTCGTGTCGGCCGGGGAGGCGCTGCTCGCCCCCTCGGTCACCAAGCGGCTGATCACGGAGTTCTCCAAGCTCGCGGAGGAGCCCCGGATGTCGGCGGCGCACGGGGCGTACGGGGATCTGACCGACCGGGAGACGGAGGTGCTGGTGCTGATCGCGCAGGGGCTGTCGAACGCGGAGATCGCCGAGCGGCTCGTCGTCGCGGAGTCGACCATCAAGACCCACGTGAGCCGCATCCTGGTGAAGCTGGGGCTCCGGGACCGCACGCAGGCCGCGGTCTTCGCGTACGAGGCACGGCTGGTCACTCCCCGCTGA